In Salmo salar chromosome ssa15, Ssal_v3.1, whole genome shotgun sequence, one genomic interval encodes:
- the LOC106572443 gene encoding synaptophysin isoform X1 — MDVVNQLVATGQFTIIKQPLGFMKILQWIFAIFAFSTCGSYSGMFKMSVECKNRSESDLDIEVEFEYPFRLHQVYFDAPTCKGGNPERLFLIGDYSSSAGFFVTVGVFSFLYSMAALSVYVFILEKYREGCKGAQIDFVVTCVFTFFWLVASSAWAKGLSDVKASTDPDKVLLLIEACDEPENRCREVHDPVVSGLNTSVAFGFLNLILWGGNLWFVFKETGWLAAFGGTYAPSQEKAPAPESFGQDGYGQEGYAQQGDAYTGTQGGYQPDYGQGGYTEGGGDYQQGGYEQQPTSYANQM, encoded by the exons ATCTTTGCCATCTTTGCTTTCTCGACATGTGGCAGCTACTCTGGCATGTTCAAGATGAGTGTGGAGTGTAAAAACCGGTCAGAGAGTGACCTGGACATTGAGGTGGAGTTTGAGTATCCATTCAG GCTACATCAGGTGTACTTCGATGCCCCAACCTGTAAGGGGGGAAACCCTGAGCGTCTGTTCCTGATCGGAGACTACTCCTCCTCAGCTGGGTTCTTTGTCACCGTCGGGGTCTTCTCCTTCCTCTACTCCATGGCAGCCCTGTCTGTGTACGTTTTCATTCTGGAGAAATACCGTGAAGGCTGCAAGGGAGCCCAGATT GACTTCGTTGTGACCTGTGTGTTCACCTTCTTCTGGCTGGTGGCTTCTTCTGCCTGGGCTAAGGGTCTGTCGGATGTGAAGGCATCCACCGACCCAGACAAGGTCCTCTTACTGATCGAGGCCTGCGACGAACCGGAGAACCGCTGTCGTGAAGTCCATGACCCTGTCGTCTCTGGTCTCAACACATCTGTG GCATTTGGCTTCCTGAACCTGATCCTGTGGGGAGGGAACCTGTGGTTCGTGTTCAAggagactggctggctggcagctTTCGGAGGCACATACGCACCTTCCCAGGAGAAAGCGCCAGCCCCAGAGTCCTTCGGCCAGGACGGCTATGGGCAGGAGGGCTATGCACAGCAGGGGGATGCATATACCGGCACCCAGGGAGGCTACCAGCCCGACTATGGCCAGGGCGGATACACCGAGGGAGGTGGAGACTATCAGCAGGGGGGATACGAACAGCAGCCCACCTCCTACGCCAATCAGATGTGA
- the LOC106572443 gene encoding synaptophysin isoform X2 → MFKMSVECKNRSESDLDIEVEFEYPFRLHQVYFDAPTCKGGNPERLFLIGDYSSSAGFFVTVGVFSFLYSMAALSVYVFILEKYREGCKGAQIDFVVTCVFTFFWLVASSAWAKGLSDVKASTDPDKVLLLIEACDEPENRCREVHDPVVSGLNTSVAFGFLNLILWGGNLWFVFKETGWLAAFGGTYAPSQEKAPAPESFGQDGYGQEGYAQQGDAYTGTQGGYQPDYGQGGYTEGGGDYQQGGYEQQPTSYANQM, encoded by the exons ATGTTCAAGATGAGTGTGGAGTGTAAAAACCGGTCAGAGAGTGACCTGGACATTGAGGTGGAGTTTGAGTATCCATTCAG GCTACATCAGGTGTACTTCGATGCCCCAACCTGTAAGGGGGGAAACCCTGAGCGTCTGTTCCTGATCGGAGACTACTCCTCCTCAGCTGGGTTCTTTGTCACCGTCGGGGTCTTCTCCTTCCTCTACTCCATGGCAGCCCTGTCTGTGTACGTTTTCATTCTGGAGAAATACCGTGAAGGCTGCAAGGGAGCCCAGATT GACTTCGTTGTGACCTGTGTGTTCACCTTCTTCTGGCTGGTGGCTTCTTCTGCCTGGGCTAAGGGTCTGTCGGATGTGAAGGCATCCACCGACCCAGACAAGGTCCTCTTACTGATCGAGGCCTGCGACGAACCGGAGAACCGCTGTCGTGAAGTCCATGACCCTGTCGTCTCTGGTCTCAACACATCTGTG GCATTTGGCTTCCTGAACCTGATCCTGTGGGGAGGGAACCTGTGGTTCGTGTTCAAggagactggctggctggcagctTTCGGAGGCACATACGCACCTTCCCAGGAGAAAGCGCCAGCCCCAGAGTCCTTCGGCCAGGACGGCTATGGGCAGGAGGGCTATGCACAGCAGGGGGATGCATATACCGGCACCCAGGGAGGCTACCAGCCCGACTATGGCCAGGGCGGATACACCGAGGGAGGTGGAGACTATCAGCAGGGGGGATACGAACAGCAGCCCACCTCCTACGCCAATCAGATGTGA